In Diceros bicornis minor isolate mBicDic1 chromosome 13, mDicBic1.mat.cur, whole genome shotgun sequence, the sequence ATAACCtatgccaccaccaccacctagaGGTGGAAATTTCTGGCCTCCTGAACCATAGGGATCTAGGAAACAAAAATGCTGGTTACGACTCAACCAAAATACTGCTCTCTAATGGTATCGCTAATTTGATCTTCATGCTcacctcccatgttcattgctcCTCCACCACCCATTCtcatgtctctttctctctgaaaggaaaaaaatctctttcaTACACCTGCACTATACCCATTCATATCAAGTATTCTTCAGAGTACAAAGAAATttccaaaacttaaaaaaaattgtttttaacttttaaaaaaaaggtcAATTAAgtcagttttaaaaatcattattttgaaaCTAGTTACAGAGTTTCAATTATCAAAAGATCTTTTAAGCTTCTTCCCAACCAATGAAATCTTTTGGCCCATCCAAGAAGATAAAACGCAATGCATTACCAATCATCATAATAATAcacttgttaaaaaataaaaaactggctATAACGTGAAATGGTATATTTAACTGAATAAAATTTCATTCTAGGTACCTACAAGTTTTGTAGACAACTCCTATTACATCGCAATAGAAGTATACTTACTGGATCCATGTAGCCCATCCGGCTATAACTTTCCTCTCTTTGGCGTCTCATTTGTTCTTCCATCTCACGCTGACGAATCAtcatctcttcttcccttctacGTCGTTCCTCCTCTTGCCTGGAAATATTCATCAAGCATATAAACCTAAGTGTTAtccatatcttttaaaaataattcagtttGGAGAAAGCTAGTACTTTGCCTAAGAGAATTTACAAAGTCTAGGTTAgagcaaacacacacaaaagcctaGAGACTGAATCTAGGAAAATACCCCCAGAGGCATTCTGGCAAAGAAAATAAGCATTATTAATGAAAGTCTTACACTCTATTCCAATTTCAGTGTCAGACCAACACTGACATAGAATTTAACCTCTTTGTACTCATCTGACTCACCTACAAAATTTAAGTACATCTTTCCTCTAAATGTTCATGCAGAAGCAAAGGCTTAGTTTAACAAAATTTTACCTCAATTGCATTTCTTTACGTTTCTGCATTTCTTGATTGTGAAGTTCTTCCATGCGTCTTAATTCTTCTTGGCGTCTCATCAGATCTGAACATTGGAAAATTTTGTTTTGGATTCACATTAATGAAGTTCAAATAAGTTCACAAAAAGCAACTGATCCTATCACAcacagcgttttttttttttttttttaccttgacgCAAAAGATTTGCCTGATGTTCATGATAGGCATCTTCCATTTCACTTTCCAGTTTGTCTTTTgcatctttcatgtttttttcaaCTTGTTCCCTTTGCTGTTTTTCCATTTCATCCAGGGATTTCCATCGCTGAGAATATTCATACTCAAATGTGCCATGCTGGGCAAAACGAGGaggagtttctctctctctgataatatttaaacataaatCAATTTGTGGATGCACACACAGAATACCTACTTGATTTCTCTAAAAACACTGGTCTTTTCCCTGGCCTATCGCTGGTAAGGAATACCAAAAGGCAAAGACCACCTTGGTTCACATAAAATATCCTCACAGCAAAAACAATACATGTCCCAGAATGATACAATAACAGAACATGGGTACTGGAGATAATCCTACTTTCCCTGTTTCCTAATTGTTTCCTCTAGCCAAATTCCTATGCAAGGACTATTTTTTCCatcttaaaaaatgacattacCAACACATCACGCAACTGTTGTTAAGGACAAAACAGGAGTGCATGCGAAATGTAGCCACCTCAGAAAGAGACATCAGGCATTTAAATAATTGCTTCAAAACCTGTAACTTCCTAAGCCTGAGCTTTTTAAGCATATCCATTTAAAagaattttgcatattttaagcaAAACTGAAAAATTACTAGAACAAATCGTCGTTTACACTTAAATTAAGAACTGCCCAAAAGTTTAATTGATCTTACTTTTGATACATTGGATTCTTCTGTGCAAGTTTTTCAGGAAGACCATCTTCATCATCTAATTGTTCAAGAGGTTCCACAATGACTGGACGAGGAGttctagtaacaaaaatagcGCCACATTAACTTTGTTCTAATTTTATTGCAACTTCTTCACACAAgttaataaatagaaattattagAATAAGCGCAAGAACTTACGTTGTCAGTAAGAAAACGCCTTCGCTACATCTTTCAAATGCTTTTCTTGCTGCTGGTTTAGAAGCAAATTCAACAATGCCTTTCCCTGTAGATCTCCCACGATCATCCACAATTACAACAGCCCTTTCAATAGGACCAAACTGGCTAAAGGCTTCTTCCAACAGTTCATTGGAAACGTAGGGTGAAAGATTTCGAACGGAAAGGGCAGCAGCATGTGTGGCAAAACGAACCCGAAGCTGTCTCCCTCTCATGGGGGTATCATCAAGTTCCGCTTTGGCAATTTCTGCCAACGCTCTAGACTCCTGAAAGTATCCGACATACTCATGTTAATGACCTCAGAATTGGCTAATGCCCACTCTGAAAAACTGCCTGCCATAAGCTTAACTCCCACTCCCGTTCTTCCTCCAGCTCAGTTCAAATATCTTCAGGCAGCCCTCCCTGACACCATTCACGGTAGATAATTAAAAGCTTTACCCACTTCCCCTCCTTTCTCAGGTACCAACAACTATGCAGCAATCGCATCTTTTCTTAAGAACGATGAAAATTCTAAAAACCAACTTATTTTTGTTGGTTGATCTGTAAtaggtaaaataaaaaagacccttTTAACTCTACATAACATCAAACTCACAAGCTTAATAAATCCGAATCCTTTGCCTTTGTTGATAAAAACTTCTCCTGGTTCTCCATATTTAGCAAATAGTCTTTTAAATTCATCTTCCGTGATATCCGCTGGTAGATTCCCAACAAACAACCGACAACGCTGAGTATAAGTTTTCTCTCCAGGCCTCCTCAAGAGAGACAAGTTGGCTTTAAATCCCTAATGAAAAAGGATGGGAATTTcagacaccagggacctctgcaaGTAGGAAAACCCAATAATAATTTTCGCTTTTCCCAAACTGGGGATGTTATCAGGTTGCTCTGCCGTTCCGTTTAAAGTCAAAGTCAAGTTCTACTACACTTGCGGAATTTCCAATATAATCACCATCTTAACATCAAAAAGCCCAAATCACCCAGGACACTCTTGACAATAGACACGTAGACCTCTCTACAGAACAGACCACGTCAGCAAGCTCGTCAGCCGTGTCTGTTGAGTGTCCCTGATAAATCTAAATTGTAGCAGACAAAACTTAAAACGGTGGGCAAATACTAAACGGAACAAGACGACGACCAAAAAAAAGAGCCCGTTGTCACCGATACGACTTGGGCCTGCGCTTTTAAGACCGGAACTCGCCCGACTTCTCCGACTCACATTTCTCGCCCTCCTCTACCACGGCCCCCAGGCCCCACATCACAGCTTCTCATGGCCGCCTTCCTCCGGCCCCCCACCTCGGTCCTCCGCCACCCGGCCCCACGCCGGCGCCCTCCCCGGggccgccggccccgccccccgcgCGCAGGCGCCCTTTCCGGTCTCCGACAAAATGGAGGccgggaggggaaggaggagagggccGCCGCCATCTTAGGGAAGCCGACGCGTCCTCCCGCAGACACTCACCTCCGAGTCGGAGATCTTCTCCTCGCTGCGGCCGCCGGGCCCGCCGGGCGGGGGCCCCTGGTGGTGCTGCTGGTGGTAGGGCGGGTGGTGCTGCCGGCCCCCGCGGGGCTCCCCGCCGCCCCGGTGCGGCGGCTTGGGGTGGCCGCCAGGAGTGCTTAGGCCCGGGCCACCGCCGGGCTTTGGCCCGCCTGGCATTTTGCCGCCTTTGGGGCCGCCGGGTCCTGGGCCCTGCTTAGGCCCGGGGCCCGGGACCCCTGTGGGTGGAGGCGGCGGGCCCCCGGCCTGAGGCGGGGTGGTGGGGACCCCGCTGCTCGGCGGCGCGGGCGGGGGCGCCCCGGGGGGCGCCGAGCTGACAGCGGGCGGCGGGGTCGGGgtggggcctggccccgtggGGGCCCCCGAGGTCGGGGGAGTGGCGGGCGGCGCCGCGCCGGAGGCTGGCGGAGCGCTGCCTACCCCGGGAGCCGGGCCGGGTCCCTGAGGAACGACAGGCTTGGACGAGtccggtggcggcggcggctgctGATGGGGTGGCGGCTGATGCGGTGGCTGATGAGGCTGCTGGTGAGGCGGCGGCTGCAAGGGCGGCGGCTGCTGTGGTGGCGGCTGCTGAGGCggcggctgctgctgctgttggtgCGGAGGCGGTGGCGGGATCGGGGGCTTGGGGCCACCCTGGCCCGGCCCGGGACCCATGGGTCCGCGGTTCTGACTGAGGCCCATGCCGGGCGGCGGGGAGCGGAAGTCGTGGAggccgccgcggccgccgcctcCTCCTCGCCGGTGGaagccgccaccgccaccgccgcgGCTCCGGAACCGATCCCGAGACATGTCTGTGACCAACGGGCGGTCAAGGCAGAAGCGGAGAAGGCGCTCGGGGAAGGTAGAGGCCACCTTGCTTCGCACAAGATGGCGGATGACACAGGCGGCGCGCCGCCTTTGTCCTCTTCTTATATAGGCCGGCTGGCGTGGCCCCGCCCACTTCTCGATCGTAGCTCCGGTAGCCAATTGCAAGTACGGTACTTTATGACATTAAGGTACGAAGCGATAATGTTGCCTATTGGCTCCCGGGTGAGAGGCGGGAGGCTTGGAGTGGCTGAAGTTTCCAGTCGGCCAATGAGAGGAAAAGGAGTTGGCTGTAGACCACTGGGATTTGCTGGGAGAAATTTGAATGCGTTCTCCGGAGTAATTTTCCCGTGAAGGCAAGTAGCCAGGGCCCTATCAACTCCCGGAGAGAGTGGTTCCAGGgtccttttctttcttgattgACCCTACGAATAGTCTGCGGATATCCTTTCCCAGAAAGAATAGACGTCCCCCGGGTCAAAAGCATAAATTAAGTGCCTACTATCTACCTTGTGCTGGGCCAATgaaattagagaaataaaatcttacCGATTTCACTTACTGATTTCACTTTGGAACCTCATTGGAGTACAGGTTTCTACTAGCAGTATAAACTTTAAGCAATAAGCTTGAGTGAGTCCGTTGTttgttcaaaaagaaaaaaagccttgatttcctgtgtgtgtatgtagaccAATAATTTACAAACACAAATCACAGGCGGAATATGACATTTTTCTTAATTCCACTACCACTCAACACTTTATGAACAGAGTAAGATACTTGAAaattacaatattaaaatatctgtatGGAATCAACCGATGGGCAGCATCCTTCTTACTTCAAAATCTCCAACTTCTTTGAAGTGCACTAGCCATACGTTTTAATAGCCCTCCTAGTTACTGCCATCTATGAACTTTTTAGTGGATCATTCCTCCCTCAGTTAATCTTAGCGCATGGCTCATTGTCTTCCTTTCCACCTCTACTTCTGTTCATCATTCAACATCTGTGTGGATGACCACTCAATACGCTGTCAGTTCTTTacctcctcacctccaacaaTCTTTTCTTCCATCCTATATCAGCCACCCCAGCCCCCATCATGGTTATCCCTCTATTTGTTATTACCAGTAACTACACCATCTCTAAAGTCGCTATTTCAAGCATCCCAACTGTCTGGTCATAGTAATCCTGATTCTTTGACTTCATCAAAACCTCCAAACCATTAAATGTATTACTTTTCACTGTCACATTCTTATATTCATAACTTGTGTCACCCAGTTTAGACGTTGTAGATTGCCTACAAACCCATACAactcttgtttttctctttctccattatACTCACCTGAAAAAACTCCGATTCTAATTGCACCCAACAACTCACCTTCTAAAGAAAACAAGTTAAAACGAGGGCTGAGGCTTTCACTTTAAATTCTTGACCACAAGCCTCAAAAGGGCATTAGACTTTTCTGGCAGTCTTACTAAATTTCCCTAGTAAGTTCACTTTCCCACTTCCAGAGGTAGTATATTTCATGCTTTCTCTGTTCAAACTCTGACTGCTTTTTCTCTCACTCTACCGTAACTAACGActtctcatatttctttgagaaaatgaaaatcatcagACAAGAACATTCTCATCCAACTGGAAATCCGCAAGCCTACTTACATTTGTACCCACCTTCTCTGTATTCCTTCCTAATACTATAAAAGATGTGTCTTTGCCCCTATCAAAGGGCAAACCCCCCTAGTGTTATGGATCCTACCCCCTCATGCCTTCTCAAAGGTTTTTCCTTGCTGTATCATCAATTACTTATACTGGATCATtacatcttaaaaataaagaaaaccttCCCTTTATCCTGTCATCTCATTTCTTCACTCCTTTGCGACAAAACTAAAACAAGCTGTCTACACTAGAGGTCTCCATTTCTTCACCTCTGTTTCCTCTTCAATCTACCTCAATCTGTCCACCTGTCTCCTCTTAAGCTTGCCAAGGATACCAATGATCCACATGTTGTC encodes:
- the SFPQ gene encoding splicing factor, proline- and glutamine-rich; amino-acid sequence: MSRDRFRSRGGGGGGFHRRGGGGGRGGLHDFRSPPPGMGLSQNRGPMGPGPGQGGPKPPIPPPPPHQQQQQPPPQQPPPQQPPPLQPPPHQQPHQPPHQPPPHQQPPPPPDSSKPVVPQGPGPAPGVGSAPPASGAAPPATPPTSGAPTGPGPTPTPPPAVSSAPPGAPPPAPPSSGVPTTPPQAGGPPPPPTGVPGPGPKQGPGPGGPKGGKMPGGPKPGGGPGLSTPGGHPKPPHRGGGEPRGGRQHHPPYHQQHHQGPPPGGPGGRSEEKISDSEGFKANLSLLRRPGEKTYTQRCRLFVGNLPADITEDEFKRLFAKYGEPGEVFINKGKGFGFIKLESRALAEIAKAELDDTPMRGRQLRVRFATHAAALSVRNLSPYVSNELLEEAFSQFGPIERAVVIVDDRGRSTGKGIVEFASKPAARKAFERCSEGVFLLTTTPRPVIVEPLEQLDDEDGLPEKLAQKNPMYQKERETPPRFAQHGTFEYEYSQRWKSLDEMEKQQREQVEKNMKDAKDKLESEMEDAYHEHQANLLRQDLMRRQEELRRMEELHNQEMQKRKEMQLRQEEERRRREEEMMIRQREMEEQMRRQREESYSRMGYMDPRERDMRMGGGGAMNMGDPYGSGGQKFPPLGGGGGIGYEANPGVPPATMSGSMMGSDMRTERFGQGGAGPVGGQGPRGMGPGTPAGYGRGREEYEGPNKKPRF